GATTTTCTGCTGCTTCCTTAGCACACTGCCTGTGCGCtttgattttcattgtttttcttcttttatatctCAATCAAGttatttacttatataaaaaaaaagacttgtcTGTTCCTTTGaatatgtttataaaaaaattgccCTTTTTCTTGTGGCTAATTAATATAAGATGCTCAACTTTATTTGGATAATCTACAATTGAAATTTAGGCCAATGGGTTCTAGCTCAAACGGCACCTCCTTCCCTTGTAAGAGCAAGTTGGAGGGTGATGTTGTGGGATTAAGACCTACCATACATGTATGCAACAtaccaaatagaaaaaaattcaactacAATTGGCATTATACCATTGGTATGTCCGATAGGCCACCAGAGTTCTTACTTCTTAccaatttaacatttattgtgCACAGGAAGCTGATGAAAATGATAAGCTACTTGACCAAAAACATATGATGCTAGAATTTGTGTCATTCTCTGATGGAAAAGAAGCAGTAGCAAAAGCAGCCAACTTACTTTTTGCAAAGTATTTGACATCAAATAATTCTAGTGAAGATCAGGAAGGGGAAATTTTTACGGAACCTCACATGACTGAGGCACTAAGAGCTGttggtttgttttaattttcagttATGCTAAATGGTTTTGAGAATTGATTTTGTTTCCATTTTAATGTATGACCTTTGGGCATTTATGTTCATGTGCTATCAGGAAGTGGAGGGCCAGAACCTGATCTCCTATTAGTATATGGACCTGCGAGATGTCACCAAGGTTTCCCTGCATGGAGGATACGATATACTGAGATTGTGTGAGTATTCTTTCTTGTTATAATGTAGTTAAATACTTGGTGCTTTGGGAAGTTTATGTTAATCGGCCATTAAAAGTGGAAAACTCAGTGACTCGTTAAATCAGACAGCTTGTCCAAAGCTGAAGAAAAAATATTCAgcattatattttgtttctataTGTTTCTGCGGGGGTTCATTTGGAGATTTACTGCATATATGTTTCAGCTCAATACTCATAGGAAACAATAAAAAAGGTGAAATGGAGTCTGTATAAGGAGCAGTCTGAACTTCTTTTAATGGCGGCCTTTTCTAagtattttttctttccatttggTCAATGGAGGAATGTTTGAATGTTTCTTGCTGAGGACAAGGAGTAGCTATGCATAACCTTAATTGTTTCAGCTTACAAGAGATGTATCTTTATGTCCATTTTGCTAGGAATGGTTTTTAGATAAACAAATGGGTCTTGGAAGTTACTGTAGACCTGGGAGTGGATCTTGGAAGGTTTTACTAAAACATCTGCACAAAAGATgtgtgaaattttaaattcgCAGATGGCCCGAAGAACTCTCTGTTTGCAATATTAGTGGCCAATGTGTTCCCCGTTTTCTCATTTAGGCACTAAGCGTTGATGTAGTCCAAAGTGGACAATAAAGTCCACAGAATTATTTCTGAGAGTTCTCTTTTAATTAGCATGATCCTTACTAACACTTTATTGACTGCCTGAGAGGCTCAGAAACAGAAACTCAACAACTACCATTTTCTCCCAAGGATTTGAGTTCAAATTTCATACATGATTATTTGacaattatttttcatatttttgctCTGCTTGGGTTGGTTATATGTGGGAGACTTACAAGATACCAAATACAatagccatttttttttaatagagtttGCATCTTTTATCTTCCTAGTTCTTCCTTTCTAGCTTTGATCAACAGCTCCCTGGAGATTTGGCATTGTTTGGTTTTCATTGGAATCAGTACTTTCTTGCTTTAGAAAGCAACAGAAGCAGAAAACTACTTTTTGGTTATGCCTAGGAAAaagtaattttctaaaaatcaaaaaggaaaaatatgattttaagcAGGAATAGAAGTAATTGTCTTCAAAAGGAAATATTATATGATGGAAGGCATAGAGAAACATGTGAAAGTCTTTGACTTCATTTTCTTAGAAGGGTATTAGCTTATCTTGAATGTGTCATTACGATCCATGATAGAGTTTCCAACAATATTTACCTGAGTAACCCAACCTGCTTCTTTGTTAAAAGGAAAGCCAAACCAAAAGATTCCTTTGACATTAATATCTTCATTTGTTGCCATATGTTTGACAAACTTATCTAGTTTCTCTTGCTTGTATTTGCTTTCTTCATTTTCTGATCAGGGAGTTGTGGTGAACTTGTGATTGAGAAACTTCTCCCTATTTGACACAGTTTCTTTCTTGGACTGATTTGggatgctttttattttttttgggtgttgttGCAGACATATGGGATCATTGAAGTCCATGAGATATGGTTCCCTAATTAAGGCTATTTATAAATTCACCATGGTGCGCCAGAACTATGGTAAGTGGCTTTTCCTGTTGATTCGCTATTGCTTTTGTTCTTGACAATATGACTGACAATTAATGGGCGAACAAAATGAAATGTGGCTTTTCCTGGATTGAATGTTTCCATAATACTGTTATAAGGTTCCATCAATTGTGGTTCTTGGAATGGTAATTAACAGTAAAATAATTCatgtatttaagttttaaagATGGTGGTTGAATATATGTGTAATCTTTATCTCAAACAGGCAAGTGAGCCATCACATTACGAGGTCATCGTCTAAAATAAGCCATGCAGGGGGCAATGCGTTTGTTCACGGAGTATGAACTTTTTATGCTTCTAGTGTAGGCAGATTGCATTGGCTTAATCTTTGAAGTTAGAAATAGGaaagcttctctctctctctctctctctctctctctctccatatgtATTGTTCTTGAACTGTTGTTAAGTCATGAGTTGAAAAGCAAATGATTTATTGCTTTTAGGCAGACTTTCAGGCACCTGATTTATTTGAGAAAACCACGACGTATTGAAAATGCTCCACAGATTTTTAGGCCAAAATTTATACATTTGGGCCTAATTTCTGAggattttgtgaaaaatatttttctttctaatttatatGTGACCTCAGTTCAATTTGAGTGAACTTGCATAACTGAGCCAATAAGCTCTAGATCAAAGTCAGGGGATTTCCCTTCTAACTCCCTTCTGTGTATGTGGCTACTTCTCACAGCCTTCTAAATCCTTTTTTGTCAGTCATCTTTTATTAGATGCTAGTATGCTAAATAATGGTGCACCTCCTTTTAGTTCCATATCGTGTTGTGAGGTGTTGAGACTTGTACTTCTTTAGTTTCAAAACAAATACTTGCCCatcaaaactaataaaattataagaaattttcAATAATCAGAAGTGTTTTTTGTCCTTTGATGAAATGAATGTTCAAAgtgttgaaattttctttttgaattatTCAAAAGCAATTAGTGAAGAGTTGGATTTTGGTACAATGGTAAGTACCGTCCATCCAAATGATTTATCACAAATTCAAGTTTAAGAATCAGTCCCAGTAAAAGTCAAGGATAAGGATATACCAACAACTTTTCCAAGATCTTGTAAAAGTGAGTATTATGCGACATTTTCCAAaagcatttagtgttgatggtgTATGTAagaaattattgtaatttatgtTTCATGCTATCATTGTGGCATGACAATGTGGGAAACATTTTTATTGGGATGATCTTATCAAATTTGTAGCTTACTAGGAATTGCATGGCAATATGCAGGGAAGGGTTTTAACTTTAAGATTCGATTCTTATCAACTAACTGAAAGAAAAACACTTTGTAACTCATAAAACAAGCACCATCTTTCATACACCAATAACTGCGACCAAAGTCCAACCCTTTTTACATATAGGGTACCTCGGCCAAGTACTGAAGTGCGTGTGATCTTCCCCACATAACACATACAGACAAGAAACTAGAAATTAAGCACCAATACAAGCAGAAACACAAGGTCCACTATATTACATGAACTCTCTGATACACCTTTATTTAACATCTACACAATCGAAAGGCAACAGAGCTACCTCTTTAGATAGAGGCTGTTGTTGGTGATGGAACCCAAACAAGGTGATATATTGGGAGGAAATGACATACTGGAGATGAGCCGGGCTTGACACCAAGTTGGCGAAATAGAATGTGGTTAGGGTCCCAATCAGAAGTGTCCATGTGGCAAACAGCAACAGCTTCCACCTTATGTCCATTCTCACCACCAAGTAAAACCTTGAAAATCTTCGTATTCTCTATGAAGTGGCAGAAGAAAATCTTGTAAGGGTAAGGCAAAGGATGACAAGCAACCCATTTAGGAGCATAAAGTTCCTCTGAAACTCTTAGAACATCATAATTCTGTGTCAAGGCAGTTGACATTGTGGGGTGTTTAGTTGTCAGAACATTCAGGTTAGCCCATGAACCCAAGATGCTATGCACAAAATCAAGCATGGACTCTAAAGAGGTAGCACAGAGCTTGGTCTCCCCTGTGATGGGTGTAGCTTCACATTGTTGGAGTGTGTCTTCCATGGCTCTGGCATTGGGAGAATCTATAGGGATTGAGAAGAGTTGAAGGACGTTTGGGAGTTGGGACATGGAGAAAGGAATGGAATCAGCTTCTTCCCTGGGCAAGAACTCAGAAAGTTCTTGTATGGGAAAGTAGAGTGGCATTATATTCCCTACAAACAAATCATCCATGGTGAAAAAGCCTGACTTAAATGCTCCCAAGTGATCCATGTGAGACGACGGCTTTGTTGTCATAGTATTTTCATGCTCGATCACTGATGATTTAGAGTCTTCTCTATCGCCATATGAAGTTATGTAATTTGACTCTTTCATCTCTTGCTTATTTCTATAGCCAGCTCTGTAAGATTGATCTGACTCTTGGATTGGAGATTCCTTTGCTTCTTGCCTAGTTCCATACTGAGCCATGTAATTGTCCTTTGCATCTTTTCTGTACCCAGCTATGTAAGGTTGGTCCATCTCTTTCTGGTTAGTTACATCCTCCACTCCATCCTACaaacaaaaactcaaagattAATGTGTCCATACTGTTAAACAAGATTTCAATTGAGATCAACTTTAAGAAACAAAGACTAACATGCTCTTGGTGATCCATCCTAGAGTTTTCCGAGGCATCTCCATATTGAGTTATGTAGCTATTTTTCGCATCTTGCCTACTGTATGCAGTTATGTAATTGTCTTTTGCATCTTCTCTAGTTCCATAAGCAGTTATGTAATTTGCTTTCTTATTGCTGTTATACCCAGCTATGTAAGGTTGGTCTACCTCTTTCTCGTTAGTTACATCCTCCACTCCGTCctacaaacaaaaattcaaagattAATGTGTCCATACTGTTAAACAAGATTTCAATTGAGATCGACTTTTAGAAACAAAGACTAACATGCTCTTGGTGATCCATCCTAGAGTTTTTCGAGGCATCTCCATATTGAGTTATGTAGCTATTTTTCGCATCTTGCCTACTGTATGCACTTATGTAATTGTCTTTTGCATCTTCTCTAGTTCCATAAGTAGTTATGTAATTTGCTTCCTTATTTCTGTTATACCCAGCTATGTAAGGTTGGTCCACCTCTTTCTCGTTAGTTTCATCCTCCACTCCGTCctacaaacaaaaattcaaagattAATGTGTCCATACTGTTAAACAAGATTTCAATTGAGATCAACTTTAAGAAACAAAGACTAACATGCTCTTGGTGATCCATCCTAGAGTTTTTCAAGGCATCTCCATATTGAGTTATGTAGCTATTTTTCGCATCTTGCCTAGCGTATGCAGTTTTGTAATTGTCTTTTGCATCTTCTTTGGTTCCATAAGAATTTAAGTAATTTGCTCCCTTATTTTTGTTATACCCAGCTATGTAAGGTTGGTCCATCTCTTTCTTGTTAGTTACATCCTCCACTCCATCCTACaaacaaaaactcaaagattAATGTGTCCATACTACTAAACAGGATTTCAATTGAGATCAACCTTAAGAGAAAAAAACTAACATTCTTTTTGTGCTCCATCCCAGAGTTTTTTGCGGCCTCTTTTGTCCCATATTTAGTTATGTAACTATCTTTTGTAGCTTGGCTAGTATATGAAGATATGTAATTTGCTTCACTGTTTTTGTTATACCCAGCTATGTAAGGTTGGTCCATCTCTTTTCGCTTGTCCACCTTCCCTTGTTTTAAGTTGTTAGCTACATCCTCCACCTCACCCTAcaaacaaaaagtcaaagatTAATGTGTCCAGGCCGTCAACtttaggaaaatgctaaagttttCGTctattttactacaaaatgcTTACAAACTGACGTGTCAAATAAATGattgtttaaattacattttttgtaattgttaacacattagtttgtaagatTTATGTAGTAAAACTTGTAATATCTTTGATATCACTCTtaagaaaatgtaaaatttcaaatttaagaaTCAAAGACTAACATGCTTTTCGTGCTCCATTCTAGAGTTCTTTGAAGCATTTTTACTACCATATCGAGTAACATAACCTTGCTTAGTGTATGCAGTTATGTAATTGTCTTTTGCATCTTTTCTGGTTTCATAAGCAGTTATGTAACTGTCTTTGGCATCTTGTTTAGAGCTGTAAGCAGCTGCATAACCACCAACATAACCTAAATTTTTTGCATCTTTCAAGTGTTGCTTAGGTACATCCTTCCTTCCATTAGCACGGTCGCACTGCAGATAAAAACTCATATATCAATATGGCCACATTGCAGACAAGGCTCCAAcaattaatttcaataaaaagtagatgtttgttttttttaacacattttctttgtaatttgttAAGTTGACAATTTATAATTGGAGAAACATCACTTTTACACGGGTCTATTATTGACTCTGCTTTTATTATGCTCCAATCATAACATATCATGTCAGTAGTTGCAAAACcattgtgaaaatttgtgtttctaaacttattggaaacaaaaaaaagggtaagCAGTAGGTGTaagcttttcaaaaacactaaCATGCTTTTTGTGCTCCATCCCAGAGTCTTTGGAGGCTTCTTTGGTACCATAAGCAGTTATGTAGCTGTCTTTTGCATCTTGTTTAGAGCTGTAACTGTACGCAGCTGCATAACCACCTTGTGCTACATAACCTGACTTTTTAGCATCTGTAGTTCTGTACGCAGTTATGTAATCTGACTCTTTGGTGCCTGATGTAGTTTCATAGCTAGCTGAGTCAGGTTGGTCTGTCGTCTCCACTTGTTTCCAGTCTTGTTTAGCTACAATATCCCTTGCTCCATTGCCATGGTCACACTGCAAACAAATAAATGCAAAGATCAAACTTAAGAAATGTTGAACTTTCATGTAAAATTTAGCTCTAGATATTGTGTGAACACTAAATACTTTAATGAGAAGGATTGAATTACCattaagaacaaaaaatgaaagaagaggATCCAATATGTTAATCGAAGAGCCATAGTTCTTACAACTTACACTCCTGTCTAGTGTGTGAGTGACTGAGACTTCAAGAACTATGCCACGTTTTATAGCCATGAAGGCCTTcttagttgaataaaataaatcttcTCAGTGAGAGATGAGGATTTCATTGATTTGGGTTGGGTCTTATGCGAGGAGGTGCCATCTGGGCTTGAATTCTTCATAGATTTCATCTTTTGATATTGAAAAATGCCaaaatactatattttttactgcACAATCATTATAACTAATAATGTGACAATGAAGCATGAAGGTGATTagtgaattttaaaaacataataaatgaatgtctaaatcacatttttattattggtgttacgttagtttttttttttttttttggtaaaccgTGTTACGTTAGTTTGTaggttagagcatccacactaGATGTGGTaaatgtgccaaatgccaaatatttggcacatttggcacaccaaacataAAAACTACCTTTTATCAGATGTTTCAAATTTCATAAGTTTTGCCATATGTGAACAGTACCGTTGCATTTTTGCAACGGTACGGACGAGAatggtaaaaacaaaatatagttttttattcattctctctcATCCCACTCTGAGCCACTCCATCACTTCTCCGGATTCTGCTCTCTCTCCTCCCTCTGTGTCTAATCGCCCTCTCTCTAGTGAAGGATGGGTTCCAATGTGGGTATATTTTGGCGTGGGCTCCGGCGTGGGTTAGGTGACGGTGTGGGTCGTTGCGACGTGGGTCACGGTGAGGTGGGTCGCGGCAACCTGGGTTGTGGCGAGGTGGGTCACGGCAAGGTGGGTCATGGACTCACGGCAGAGGTGAGTGGGTTTTgatgggtttgtgggtttgtggtttCTTGGTGGCTGGATCGGTgatggttgttgttggtgtttgtttgtttgaaacgGTGGCTAGATCGGTGAaggttgttgttggtgtttgTTTGATGAAATGATGAATCGGTGGCTGTTGCTGTTGGTACTGTTGGTGTTTGTCTGTTTGAATTGGTGgctatttgtttgtttgaatcGGTGCTGAATCGGTGTTGAATTGGTGCTGGTTTGGCATTTGGGTGATGGTTGTGCTTGGTGATTGGTatttgctggttttttttttcccctgttttGTTGGTGGTTGCTGCCTTGCTGGGgtgtgtggtggtggtggttgctaCCTTGCTGGGCATGCATGGTGGCGAAGTGATGGTTGTGTCGGTGGTGGCTGGTCGGTGTTGTTGCGGTAGTGGTTGTTGGTGGCTGTTGTTGCGGCAGTGGTCGAT
This portion of the Castanea sativa cultivar Marrone di Chiusa Pesio chromosome 7, ASM4071231v1 genome encodes:
- the LOC142643860 gene encoding uncharacterized protein LOC142643860; translated protein: MALRLTYWILFFHFLFLMCDHGNGARDIVAKQDWKQVETTDQPDSASYETTSGTKESDYITAYRTTDAKKSGYVAQGGYAAAYSYSSKQDAKDSYITAYGTKEASKDSGMEHKKHCDRANGRKDVPKQHLKDAKNLGYVGGYAAAYSSKQDAKDSYITAYETRKDAKDNYITAYTKQGYVTRYGSKNASKNSRMEHEKHGEVEDVANNLKQGKVDKRKEMDQPYIAGYNKNSEANYISSYTSQATKDSYITKYGTKEAAKNSGMEHKKNDGVEDVTNKKEMDQPYIAGYNKNKGANYLNSYGTKEDAKDNYKTAYARQDAKNSYITQYGDALKNSRMDHQEHDGVEDETNEKEVDQPYIAGYNRNKEANYITTYGTREDAKDNYISAYSRQDAKNSYITQYGDASKNSRMDHQEHDGVEDVTNEKEVDQPYIAGYNSNKKANYITAYGTREDAKDNYITAYSRQDAKNSYITQYGDASENSRMDHQEHDGVEDVTNQKEMDQPYIAGYRKDAKDNYMAQYGTRQEAKESPIQESDQSYRAGYRNKQEMKESNYITSYGDREDSKSSVIEHENTMTTKPSSHMDHLGAFKSGFFTMDDLFVGNIMPLYFPIQELSEFLPREEADSIPFSMSQLPNVLQLFSIPIDSPNARAMEDTLQQCEATPITGETKLCATSLESMLDFVHSILGSWANLNVLTTKHPTMSTALTQNYDVLRVSEELYAPKWVACHPLPYPYKIFFCHFIENTKIFKVLLGGENGHKVEAVAVCHMDTSDWDPNHILFRQLGVKPGSSPVCHFLPIYHLVWVPSPTTASI
- the LOC142643859 gene encoding uncharacterized protein LOC142643859 isoform X1; the protein is MNIREEMQKANRLIAQSNCWNSYGVQKEMLVQIGNFGLQFLWFILHLSVSTWYFLLEIAHVVESYFISSGLMKSYKALNLGKLRYLAIVVGSEEAYQTSKVIELLQWLEAIGVKHVCLYDMEGVLKRSKEAILEKMSNTTVFQEADENDKLLDQKHMMLEFVSFSDGKEAVAKAANLLFAKYLTSNNSSEDQEGEIFTEPHMTEALRAVGSGGPEPDLLLVYGPARCHQGFPAWRIRYTEIVHMGSLKSMRYGSLIKAIYKFTMVRQNYVLLRYILPSISTVALQIKTHISIWPHCRQGSNN
- the LOC142643859 gene encoding uncharacterized protein LOC142643859 isoform X4, which encodes MNIREEMQKANRLIAQIGNFGLQFLWFILHLSVSTWYFLLEIAHVVESYFISSGLMKSYKALNLGKLRYLAIVVGSEEAYQTSKVIELLQWLEAIGVKHVCLYDMEGVLKRSKEAILEKMSNTTVFQEADENDKLLDQKHMMLEFVSFSDGKEAVAKAANLLFAKYLTSNNSSEDQEGEIFTEPHMTEALRAVGSGGPEPDLLLVYGPARCHQGFPAWRIRYTEIVHMGSLKSMRYGSLIKAIYKFTMVRQNYGK
- the LOC142643859 gene encoding uncharacterized protein LOC142643859 isoform X2; this encodes MNIREEMQKANRLIAQIGNFGLQFLWFILHLSVSTWYFLLEIAHVVESYFISSGLMKSYKALNLGKLRYLAIVVGSEEAYQTSKVIELLQWLEAIGVKHVCLYDMEGVLKRSKEAILEKMSNTTVFQEADENDKLLDQKHMMLEFVSFSDGKEAVAKAANLLFAKYLTSNNSSEDQEGEIFTEPHMTEALRAVGSGGPEPDLLLVYGPARCHQGFPAWRIRYTEIVHMGSLKSMRYGSLIKAIYKFTMVRQNYVLLRYILPSISTVALQIKTHISIWPHCRQGSNN